The following proteins are encoded in a genomic region of Bacillus sp. FJAT-22090:
- a CDS encoding Gfo/Idh/MocA family protein: MGLKVGIIGCGSITKLRHAPEYKANPFVDEIVFYDRNPERAAALASLFDGTVVQSVDELLTDPTIQVISDCSSNEFHHIFSTKALLNGKHVLCEKPIALTIEHAKEIVDAQKQSEKKFMVDHNQRFTRAHQKAKEIIKSEELGKVLTFRTTFGHSGPEQWGVNKSNSTWFFQKERSGLGVAGDLGVHKVDLLHYLLDDEIEQVSAFQGSLDKVNENNEPIEVCDNIVCSLRTKKGRLGTAAFSWTYYGEEDNSTIIYCEKGILKIYHSDQYQLEVITKDGERVQYQLENIQTNNNQTNSGVIDAFIECIRLNQTPLVTGDDALSSLKVILGIIEAAETNMVVTIE, from the coding sequence ATGGGGTTAAAAGTAGGCATTATTGGATGTGGATCGATAACAAAATTGCGCCATGCGCCTGAATATAAAGCGAATCCATTTGTGGATGAAATTGTTTTTTATGATCGAAATCCTGAACGTGCAGCAGCGTTAGCAAGCCTGTTCGATGGGACTGTAGTGCAAAGTGTGGATGAATTATTAACCGATCCGACTATACAAGTAATTAGTGATTGTTCTTCGAATGAATTTCATCATATATTTTCTACAAAAGCGTTATTAAATGGAAAGCATGTTTTATGTGAAAAGCCGATCGCCCTTACGATTGAACATGCGAAAGAAATAGTCGATGCCCAAAAGCAATCCGAGAAAAAATTTATGGTAGATCACAATCAACGATTTACTCGCGCGCATCAAAAAGCGAAAGAAATCATAAAAAGTGAAGAACTTGGGAAAGTGCTAACTTTTAGAACAACGTTTGGACACTCTGGACCAGAACAATGGGGAGTGAATAAATCAAACTCCACATGGTTCTTTCAAAAGGAACGTTCTGGACTTGGCGTTGCAGGCGATCTAGGAGTCCATAAAGTGGATTTATTGCATTACTTATTAGATGACGAAATCGAGCAGGTAAGTGCTTTTCAAGGATCGCTAGACAAAGTAAATGAAAACAACGAACCAATAGAAGTGTGCGATAACATCGTCTGTAGCTTAAGAACGAAAAAGGGACGATTAGGGACTGCTGCTTTCTCTTGGACGTACTACGGAGAAGAAGATAACAGCACTATCATCTATTGTGAAAAGGGTATTTTGAAAATCTACCATAGTGATCAATATCAATTAGAAGTAATCACAAAGGATGGGGAGAGGGTACAATATCAACTAGAAAACATCCAAACAAACAACAATCAAACAAATAGTGGTGTGATTGATGCCTTTATTGAATGTATTCGACTTAATCAAACTCCGCTTGTTACAGGGGATGACGCACTATCCTCTCTAAAAGTTATTTTAGGGATTATAGAAGCGGCTGAAACGAATATGGTTGTCACCATTGAATAA
- a CDS encoding GIY-YIG nuclease family protein encodes MTNDRTLMLYFPDANNASSLRIFQDPTSQIRGFYFTKSQLGKVELLEYANNHAVYFLFSDSDESSVYVGQTVNGIKRIKSHLREKDFWQFGILFVTDNNSFDKLSIDYLEYYFIQAFSKTQYSLENQDLRTIAPNVNVFNQSTLNSFATQIQFLLEALGISFNPVPSMGCDKPDDVEIFNARTPYKASIRLGDGKFILQQNSEIKAPLERTKEWNDGGTFYQRSFRRYNQLIESGKAIKIDENTAKLIDDVEFNSPSTPAELCSGRSQNGWVFWIGLDDKRKKES; translated from the coding sequence ATGACAAATGACCGCACACTAATGCTTTATTTCCCTGATGCAAATAACGCATCATCTTTACGAATATTTCAAGATCCTACTAGTCAAATTCGAGGATTTTACTTTACCAAAAGTCAATTGGGTAAAGTCGAATTGTTAGAGTATGCTAATAATCATGCTGTATATTTTTTGTTTTCGGATTCAGATGAATCTAGCGTCTATGTAGGACAAACAGTGAATGGAATTAAGCGCATTAAATCACATTTACGTGAGAAAGACTTTTGGCAGTTTGGAATACTATTTGTTACTGACAACAATAGTTTTGATAAATTGAGTATTGATTATTTAGAGTATTATTTTATTCAAGCGTTCTCAAAAACGCAATATAGCTTAGAGAATCAGGACTTAAGAACAATAGCCCCGAATGTAAATGTTTTTAACCAATCTACTCTCAATTCATTTGCAACACAGATACAATTTTTACTGGAAGCCCTTGGGATTTCATTTAATCCGGTACCTTCAATGGGATGTGATAAACCAGATGATGTCGAGATATTTAATGCCCGAACTCCTTATAAAGCATCAATTCGTCTGGGAGATGGAAAGTTTATACTGCAACAGAATTCTGAAATTAAAGCACCATTAGAACGCACAAAAGAATGGAATGACGGGGGAACATTTTATCAACGTTCATTTAGAAGATATAATCAATTGATAGAATCGGGCAAGGCAATCAAAATTGATGAGAATACAGCTAAGTTAATAGATGATGTGGAATTCAATAGTCCTAGCACTCCAGCAGAACTTTGTTCTGGACGTTCTCAAAACGGGTGGGTATTTTGGATTGGACTAGATGATAAACGAAAGAAAGAGAGTTAA
- a CDS encoding ABC transporter permease gives MANINVKEYRPQVSNAKSRLTWLWSEYSVIIAFIIIFIASSIMSPRFLDMNNQLNILMQVSIIGIVALGMTVVMLSGGIDLSVGSVLALVGVITVLALNASGSILVGIFTALVVGSFAGFLNGLMVAKGRIASFIATLGMMASARSIALYIAEGGSVSGEVQGFTAIANNDLWIFDYPVIIFFVMTALVYMLMHKTRFGRYVYALGSNEKAALLSAIRVDRIKIGVYSLAGLLVSVAAIIETSRLNSISSSSSGVQYELDAIAAVIIGGTRMTGGRGKIIGTLFGVLILGILNNMMNLMNVSPYLQGFVKGLIIIIAVVFQKRE, from the coding sequence GTGGCTAATATAAATGTTAAAGAATATCGTCCGCAAGTGTCAAATGCCAAAAGTCGTCTTACATGGCTATGGTCAGAATATAGCGTCATTATAGCTTTCATTATTATTTTTATCGCATCTTCTATAATGAGTCCAAGATTTTTAGATATGAACAACCAACTTAATATACTTATGCAAGTTTCTATTATCGGAATTGTTGCATTAGGTATGACAGTAGTTATGCTTTCAGGTGGGATCGACTTGTCGGTTGGGTCTGTGCTTGCACTAGTGGGGGTCATTACGGTTCTTGCATTAAATGCGTCAGGTAGTATACTTGTTGGGATTTTCACAGCATTAGTCGTAGGTTCCTTTGCAGGATTCTTGAACGGATTAATGGTTGCCAAAGGAAGGATTGCCTCTTTTATCGCCACATTGGGAATGATGGCATCAGCGCGTTCCATTGCGTTGTATATTGCCGAAGGTGGAAGTGTTTCAGGAGAAGTGCAAGGATTTACTGCAATCGCAAATAATGATTTATGGATATTTGATTATCCTGTTATTATTTTCTTCGTCATGACCGCACTGGTTTATATGTTAATGCACAAGACACGCTTCGGAAGATATGTGTATGCACTTGGAAGTAATGAAAAAGCAGCATTGCTTTCAGCGATTCGTGTGGACCGTATTAAAATTGGTGTCTATAGTTTGGCAGGCTTATTGGTAAGTGTTGCAGCGATCATTGAAACATCCCGCTTAAATTCTATTTCATCTTCAAGTTCAGGAGTTCAATATGAACTAGATGCGATTGCGGCGGTTATTATAGGTGGTACAAGAATGACGGGTGGTCGTGGCAAGATTATTGGGACACTTTTCGGAGTGCTTATTTTAGGTATTCTGAATAACATGATGAATTTAATGAACGTTTCCCCATACCTACAAGGGTTTGTAAAAGGTTTAATCATTATTATTGCAGTAGTATTCCAAAAGAGAGAGTAG
- a CDS encoding GatB/YqeY domain-containing protein yields MLKTTVFEELKRAMKEKDVLSKGVMTLLKSALDTAEKEKGSSLTPEEEIAIVNREIKQTNQALEGAQNAKREDLIEKEEAKLVLLKKFLPKQLSEEEIVALLTEAGVTKGMNMGDAMKIAKPLLAGKADGSIMSKVVKSMI; encoded by the coding sequence ATGTTAAAAACTACAGTATTCGAAGAACTAAAACGTGCGATGAAAGAAAAAGATGTGCTCTCAAAAGGGGTAATGACACTTTTAAAATCAGCACTGGATACAGCTGAGAAGGAAAAAGGTTCAAGCCTAACTCCAGAAGAAGAAATCGCTATTGTAAATCGTGAAATTAAACAGACAAATCAAGCATTAGAAGGCGCGCAGAATGCGAAACGTGAAGACCTAATAGAAAAAGAAGAAGCGAAATTAGTTCTATTAAAAAAATTCTTACCGAAACAATTAAGTGAAGAAGAGATTGTAGCGCTCCTAACAGAAGCAGGTGTTACAAAAGGGATGAACATGGGTGACGCAATGAAAATTGCAAAACCGTTACTTGCTGGTAAAGCAGACGGTTCGATCATGTCTAAAGTAGTAAAAAGTATGATTTAA
- a CDS encoding cysteine hydrolase family protein — MKKTALLLIDVQNGMFQDENPVFNSTKLIIKLKHLLENARDYHIPIFYIQHNNTYLENGSKLWEIHPEIKPNLTDIIIQKTTPDAFYKTNLQEELQKQQIEHLVLVGIQSEICVDTTCRNAYSLGYDITLVTDAHSTWDSEELTAQQIINHHNQVLRWFADTKETKDVAFS; from the coding sequence ATGAAAAAAACTGCCCTTTTGTTGATTGATGTTCAAAACGGTATGTTTCAAGATGAAAATCCTGTATTTAACTCGACCAAGCTTATAATCAAACTCAAGCACCTTTTAGAAAATGCACGCGATTATCACATTCCCATCTTTTATATACAGCACAACAACACTTACCTAGAAAATGGTTCTAAATTATGGGAAATTCACCCTGAAATAAAACCTAACCTCACGGACATCATTATTCAAAAGACAACACCTGATGCCTTTTATAAAACGAATTTACAAGAAGAACTTCAAAAACAACAGATTGAGCACCTAGTCCTTGTCGGGATCCAATCGGAAATATGCGTAGACACAACTTGCAGAAATGCCTATAGCTTAGGCTATGATATTACGCTAGTAACAGATGCTCATAGTACATGGGACTCAGAGGAATTGACTGCACAACAAATTATTAATCACCACAATCAAGTATTGCGGTGGTTTGCTGACACCAAGGAAACAAAAGACGTAGCTTTTTCTTAA
- a CDS encoding sugar ABC transporter ATP-binding protein — protein MAENPFIKMENMNKSFNGVPVVKNVSLQIEKGEIHALLGENGAGKSTLMNILGGVHQPNSGTIYINGQEVRMANPRVSQEQGISFIHQELNMVSDLKVYENMFLGSELRNKVGFLKVEEMCQQTHEILSKLGVDIDPKEYVRNLATSYKQLIEISKALLHKSTLIIMDEPTTSLAEHEVNRLFELMKNLKKSGISIIYISHKLKEIKEVCDRYTVLRDGEMIKTGDIEQEDLDTITKLMVGKSISQNRFVQEHSFGPTLLEVNNLTSQGLFKDIHFQVKKGEIVGFTGLAGDGRTELFESIFGYRKKYTGEIKIHNQLVKIDHPRKAVKAGIGLVPKDRKENAIIKDLSVIHNMSLSSLGNFEKSGFIQDNDERDKFQHYKELLNIKVHNPRITIDKLSGGNQQKVIIAKWLEVGADILIFDNPTQGIDVGAKQEIYQQIVALAEQGKSVIILSSEAPEVMRLCHTINVMYQGEITARFNGEEATEEEIMHYATGSKREVATSG, from the coding sequence AAAAATGGAGAACATGAACAAGTCATTTAATGGTGTACCAGTGGTAAAAAATGTGTCTCTTCAGATTGAAAAAGGTGAGATTCATGCATTGTTAGGTGAAAATGGTGCCGGAAAATCCACTTTGATGAATATTTTAGGGGGAGTCCATCAACCGAATAGCGGCACTATTTACATAAACGGTCAAGAAGTCCGGATGGCTAATCCAAGAGTATCTCAAGAACAAGGGATTAGCTTTATCCATCAAGAACTAAACATGGTTTCTGACCTCAAAGTCTATGAGAATATGTTTTTAGGATCAGAACTTCGAAACAAGGTAGGTTTTTTAAAAGTGGAAGAGATGTGTCAGCAAACTCATGAAATCTTATCGAAGCTTGGAGTAGACATCGATCCGAAAGAATACGTTCGAAATTTAGCAACTTCCTATAAACAACTGATAGAAATATCCAAGGCACTGCTTCATAAATCCACGCTTATCATTATGGATGAACCTACAACCTCATTAGCAGAACATGAAGTAAATCGTTTATTTGAATTAATGAAGAACTTAAAGAAATCGGGCATCTCGATTATTTATATATCCCATAAACTAAAGGAAATCAAAGAAGTATGTGACCGTTATACCGTATTACGTGACGGAGAAATGATTAAGACTGGCGATATAGAACAGGAAGACTTAGATACAATCACCAAGCTAATGGTTGGTAAATCTATTTCTCAAAATAGATTTGTACAGGAACATTCATTTGGCCCAACATTGCTAGAAGTGAACAACTTAACAAGTCAAGGTTTGTTTAAAGACATTCATTTTCAAGTGAAAAAAGGGGAAATTGTAGGTTTTACTGGATTAGCTGGAGATGGTAGGACAGAGCTTTTTGAAAGCATATTTGGATATCGAAAAAAATACACTGGTGAGATAAAGATCCATAATCAGTTGGTAAAAATAGATCACCCCCGAAAAGCCGTAAAGGCAGGTATAGGTCTTGTTCCAAAGGATCGAAAAGAAAATGCAATTATTAAAGATTTAAGCGTGATTCATAACATGAGTTTATCTTCCTTAGGAAACTTTGAGAAATCTGGCTTTATCCAAGATAATGACGAACGGGATAAATTTCAACATTATAAGGAACTGCTGAATATCAAAGTACACAACCCTCGTATCACAATCGATAAGTTAAGTGGTGGTAACCAACAAAAAGTAATCATAGCCAAATGGCTTGAAGTAGGGGCAGATATACTAATATTTGATAACCCGACTCAAGGGATTGACGTTGGGGCAAAGCAAGAGATTTATCAGCAAATTGTAGCATTGGCCGAACAAGGAAAATCGGTGATTATATTGTCTTCGGAGGCTCCTGAAGTAATGAGATTATGTCATACAATAAATGTGATGTACCAAGGAGAAATAACAGCAAGGTTTAACGGTGAAGAAGCAACAGAAGAAGAAATTATGCATTATGCAACTGGCTCGAAAAGGGAGGTCGCAACAAGTGGCTAA
- a CDS encoding NRDE family protein — protein MCLVNFHFQEHPVYKLIVVANRDEFYERPTAAAGFWKDYPGILAGRDLVHMGTWLGVTRDGRFAALTNYRDPNEAKGRFSRGDIVRDFLANGEASVDFIQTLAKNKGKYGGFNVVIGDGNQLFHYNNILDEMNEIPPGTHSLSNHTLNTPWPKVAKGKKQLGDYVRSCPAEVQIDSLFDIISDQTAAEDQHLPNTGVGLEMERLLSPLFIKSPNYGTRSSTVLLMDKENHITFVERTFHEGVFQTEKRFEFKIGDI, from the coding sequence ATGTGCTTAGTGAATTTTCATTTTCAGGAGCATCCGGTGTATAAATTAATTGTGGTGGCAAATCGGGATGAGTTTTATGAGCGACCAACAGCGGCAGCTGGTTTTTGGAAGGACTATCCGGGTATTTTAGCTGGGCGTGATTTGGTGCATATGGGTACATGGCTTGGGGTGACAAGAGACGGTCGTTTTGCGGCGTTAACGAATTATCGAGATCCTAATGAAGCAAAAGGTCGTTTTTCACGAGGGGATATTGTGCGTGATTTTTTAGCTAATGGTGAAGCTTCCGTTGATTTTATTCAAACGCTTGCGAAAAACAAAGGTAAATATGGGGGCTTTAATGTAGTTATAGGTGACGGCAATCAATTATTTCACTACAACAATATATTAGATGAAATGAATGAAATTCCACCTGGCACGCATAGTTTGAGTAATCATACTTTGAATACTCCTTGGCCGAAGGTTGCAAAAGGTAAGAAACAACTAGGTGATTATGTTCGTTCCTGTCCAGCTGAGGTACAGATCGATTCATTGTTCGATATTATTTCTGACCAGACAGCAGCGGAAGATCAACATCTACCCAATACTGGTGTTGGTTTAGAGATGGAAAGATTGCTGTCTCCTCTGTTTATAAAAAGTCCTAACTATGGTACCCGCTCATCGACTGTTTTACTTATGGATAAAGAGAATCATATTACTTTTGTGGAAAGAACTTTTCACGAAGGAGTATTCCAGACAGAAAAACGATTTGAATTTAAGATTGGTGACATATAG
- a CDS encoding recombinase family protein: MTSEITTGTTYGYARVSIVQQDLGLQVEALTKAGVDPKNIYSEKMSGKDAKNRTEWNRLKDRLVTGDLVVVHKLDRLGRSMVDVMSIVEYFKEKEIHLVVLDANIDTRNDNEDSLTGQMTKALMTMLSLIAEMERTFIIERTKPAIEEAKKNGVKFGRPSVNKKIYEKAVKEFIKADGKITVAQLIEDYGKDANGKDILTQATFFRRLKEYKEIEGLI, from the coding sequence ATGACAAGCGAAATTACAACAGGGACAACTTATGGATATGCGAGAGTAAGCATAGTTCAACAAGATTTAGGATTGCAGGTGGAGGCACTAACTAAAGCAGGTGTAGATCCTAAAAATATCTATTCGGAAAAAATGAGTGGGAAAGACGCTAAAAATCGCACGGAATGGAATAGATTAAAAGACCGTCTTGTAACTGGTGATTTAGTAGTTGTTCATAAATTAGACCGTCTAGGTCGTTCTATGGTTGATGTTATGTCAATCGTTGAATACTTCAAAGAAAAAGAAATTCATTTAGTCGTTCTTGATGCAAATATAGATACTAGAAACGATAATGAAGACAGTTTAACTGGTCAAATGACTAAAGCACTTATGACTATGCTTTCTTTAATAGCAGAAATGGAACGGACTTTTATTATTGAACGGACTAAACCTGCAATAGAAGAAGCTAAGAAAAATGGTGTAAAATTCGGTCGTCCTAGCGTTAATAAAAAGATTTATGAAAAAGCCGTAAAGGAATTTATAAAGGCAGACGGAAAAATCACTGTTGCTCAACTTATAGAAGATTACGGAAAAGATGCTAATGGTAAAGACATTCTAACTCAAGCGACTTTCTTTAGACGATTAAAAGAGTATAAAGAGATAGAAGGTTTAATTTAA
- a CDS encoding nucleoside triphosphate pyrophosphohydrolase, with the protein MPVYNKLVRDLIPQVIQKSGSKFTTRILDSSEHLTEIKNKLSEEVKEFQETLNRQDALEELADILELIHAALPIHEATFDELENIRLAKKQKRGGFMEGIYLIMVDE; encoded by the coding sequence ATGCCAGTATACAACAAACTAGTCCGAGACTTAATCCCACAAGTCATCCAAAAATCAGGAAGCAAATTCACCACTCGCATTCTAGATTCATCTGAACACTTAACTGAGATCAAAAATAAATTATCTGAAGAAGTAAAAGAATTCCAAGAAACATTGAACCGACAAGATGCACTTGAAGAACTAGCTGATATCTTGGAACTAATCCATGCTGCCCTCCCTATCCATGAGGCAACATTCGATGAACTAGAAAATATCCGATTAGCCAAGAAACAAAAACGCGGCGGATTTATGGAAGGGATTTATTTGATAATGGTTGATGAATAA
- a CDS encoding DUF4181 domain-containing protein: protein MNTFTIVGLVIAFTIFLFLTQFYLKRRFNIHKWKGLTFKERNKYSIATELAIFFLFLYSYLSLNVESMNSAYSPIVRTSPMFGLFFLLSIKRGFEEWLLNRDQKVYYFEWVGSLLIIVAFFIIFIGER from the coding sequence ATGAATACATTTACAATAGTAGGATTAGTGATTGCATTTACAATATTTCTATTTTTAACCCAGTTTTATTTGAAGAGAAGATTTAACATACACAAGTGGAAAGGGTTAACCTTTAAAGAGAGAAATAAGTATTCAATCGCAACCGAATTAGCGATATTTTTCTTATTTCTTTATAGTTATCTAAGTCTGAATGTCGAATCTATGAACTCGGCTTATTCGCCGATTGTTAGAACAAGTCCTATGTTCGGTCTGTTTTTTTTATTGAGCATAAAACGTGGGTTTGAAGAGTGGCTGTTAAATCGAGATCAGAAAGTATACTACTTTGAATGGGTAGGCTCTCTTCTGATTATAGTAGCTTTTTTTATTATTTTTATAGGTGAGCGATGA
- a CDS encoding MBL fold metallo-hydrolase — MECRVIGMWGGFPKKNGPCSGYLIQHEGFSLLIDCGSGVLTELQNYIDLNEINHVILTHYHYDHYSDIGAYLFSRLVNTQLGRADEELCVYGPEDEWMQKQVEDIAYSRFTSFNEKSKFEIGPFICTFMRNIHPVETYSIKIECDNKSIVFTSDTSFKHDLISFAANSDLLITESSLYEGMDGVGSGHMTSKHAGILAYQSSAKKVLLTHLPHYGDLNDLLDSAKKQGNQNIELAEPGMFIEL, encoded by the coding sequence ATGGAGTGTAGAGTGATTGGTATGTGGGGAGGATTCCCTAAAAAGAATGGCCCTTGTTCGGGATACTTAATTCAGCATGAAGGGTTTTCGTTATTAATTGATTGTGGAAGTGGTGTATTAACGGAATTACAAAATTATATAGATTTAAATGAAATAAATCATGTCATTCTAACCCATTATCATTATGATCATTATAGTGATATAGGAGCGTATTTATTTTCTAGACTAGTGAATACACAGTTAGGTAGAGCTGACGAAGAGTTATGTGTTTATGGGCCAGAAGACGAGTGGATGCAAAAGCAGGTAGAGGATATTGCGTATTCTCGATTTACTTCATTTAACGAAAAGAGTAAGTTCGAAATTGGACCGTTCATATGTACATTTATGAGAAATATCCATCCAGTAGAAACGTATAGTATAAAAATTGAATGTGACAATAAAAGTATAGTTTTTACATCTGATACTAGCTTTAAGCATGACTTAATTTCATTTGCAGCTAATAGCGATCTTCTTATTACTGAATCTAGCTTGTACGAAGGAATGGACGGAGTAGGTTCGGGACATATGACGTCCAAGCATGCAGGGATACTAGCATATCAATCAAGTGCAAAAAAAGTGTTATTAACACATCTTCCACACTACGGTGATTTAAACGATTTATTAGATAGTGCGAAAAAACAAGGAAATCAAAACATTGAGTTAGCAGAGCCAGGAATGTTTATAGAATTATAA